Genomic DNA from candidate division WOR-3 bacterium:
CCTAAAGTCATAGGCTGACGAACAACACTATACACGCCGATATCAATAAAAGTAGTGGTAGCAGTGGGATCAACGGTTTCGGGTTTACCTTTGTGTTTTAAAGCATGCATTGAGGCTATGACTAAATAAGCTGAAGGGATATAGAGAATCCAGCCGATCAACCCCAACCAAGAAATCCCCAAATGCGTCCATGCTCCACGAATACCGATAGTCAATTCGAGTGCCAACATGGTGAAAAAAACGCCCAAACCTGTATGGATATAAATTTCGCTGGCGAAACGTTCTTTAACTGCTTGCCTTATCCATATTCCATTAACGATCCATATAATGGCGCAGATGCCAATGCAAAGATATGTAGCTAACATTTGTTTACCCCCGTTTGCATATTCAGACGAGCAATTTCATATAACTCGTTTATATCCGCATTCGCTATAAGGAATTTTCCAGTATTTTTCTTTAGGATTCCATCTTCTTCCGGAAATTGCTCTTATTTTCTTTATCATCCTCCGGTTATAAGGAACTCGTACTATAACCTTGTCATTTCTCACAAACTCAATTTTCGCCGTATAGGGATTTTACCTTCCTTTCCCTCATATTTTTGAGTCCCATGATACTTTTTTTAATTCACTACTTTTTATTATAGTAAATATAATCAAAAAGTCAAGTTTGACTGAGTTTGTTGCTACCCTATATCATTCTTCCAGCGCAGTTCCCTTTCATGCATTAAGTGCATCTCTTCCAACGCAGTTCCCTTCCAGCACCGCTCTCTTCCATGCACATCGTGCATCCCTTTGCTCTCCGGCCTTAGCCCTATACTCTTTGCCCTCCGCCCGTTCCCCGTTTCACCCTTTCTCCTCTGTCATTCTGAGTCCGCAAGGGTATATGGCGGACGCCGAGCAGGACGAGGTCGGGTTGAGGGATAATTGACACTTCCTTTTAAATTCGTATAATTAAACCATGACGATAAGCGACAATATCAGAAAACTGAGGGTAAGAATAGAAAGGGCTGCCCGGCGTGGGCACAGAACCCCCGATGAGATAACGCTCGTCGCGGTCACCAAGACCATTGAAGTGGAACGAATTGAAGAAGCGATCAAATGCGGCGTCAGAATCATCGGTGAAAACCGGGTACAGGAGGCAAAAAAGAAATTCCCTCTTCTGGGTGATAAGGTAGAATGGCATATGATCGGACATCTTCAAACCAATAAAGTAAAGGACGCCCTGAAGATCTTTTCTCTTATTCACAGCCTCGACTCCCTGAAACTCGCCCGTGAAATTGAAAAACGAGCGGAAAATCCTGTAGCGTGCCTGATAGAAGTCAACACCTCTGAAGAGGCGTCGAAGTTCGGAATAGATCCCGAGCAAACCCTCGATTTTTACGCCTCCCTTCAGGAATTCAAAAAGATAAATATAAAAGGGCTTATGACAATCGGACCGGGATGGGCGATCGAAGACCCTGAGGCATCCCGTCCCTGTTTCAAATTATTATATCAACTCAGAGAACAACTCAGGGACAGATTCCAGAAACCTTTTCCCATACTCTCCATGGGGATGACTTCTGATTTTGAGGTGGCGATCGAAGAGGGAGCGACCATGATCCGTGTGGGGACGGCGATCTTCGGACCGAGAAGATATTGATATGGAGCCGACCTATCTCAGCAGCATCGAAGATTTAAATAAACTGAATCTCTGGCGGAGGTATCAATCGACCCTGTCGTTCATTCTTTTCGTCGCCGTAAAAAAATTGTATCCCGCCCGAAGACTGCGTATCGAACATTCAATGAGCAAAGGATTTTATTGTCTTCTGGATAAGAAAATCACCATCCCCCAATTGAAAAAAATAGAAAAACAGATGACTGGACTTATCAATCAAAACATTCCTATAAAAAAAATCGTCTATTCCAGAAAAGAGGCTGTTAAACTTTTCAAAAAAACAGGAATGGATGATAAAGTGGCACTCTATGAAAATATCCGTAAACAGAATATTGCTGTATATAAACTGCTCGATTATTATGACAGCTATATAACGCCGCCGTTTGAATCAACCGGCAAAGTGAAGGCCTTTCAGCTGAAAAAATTCTCACCGGGGTTCATCATGGTCTTCCCGACCTGGCAGGATCTATCAAAGATGCCGCGATATCAAGCGCAGCCGAAACTCGCCAGGATCTTCAATGAATACGAAGAATGGGCGCATATTCTGGGGATCAGCGACATCGCCCATCTGAATCATATAATAAAAAAGGGAAAAGGTCCTGAAATAATCAAAATAACCGAAGCCCTCCATGAAAAGAAGATCGTCTATATCGCCGACCGCATCATGAAGAAAAGGAAGAAGATAGTCCTCATTGCAGGACCGAGCAGCGCCGGTAAAACCACCTTCACCAAAAGGCTGGCGATCCAGCTGTTTGTCAATGGAATTAGAACCGCCGTCATCTCGGCTGATGATTATTTTCTGCCGCACAGCCAGACACCGAAGGACGAGTTCGGACGACTCGATTTTGAATCGATAGATGCCGTAGACTTACCGCTTTTGAATCGGGATCTGCTTAAAATCATCGGCGGCGGCACAGTGGAGATCCCGAAATTCAACTTCCGGACAGGCAGACGTAATAAAGGTAAGAAAATTTCCCTGCCGAGAAACGGAGTGATACTGCTGGAAGGAATTCACTGTCTGAACGAAAAACTCACCCATAAGATTCCTTCGTCCTGGAAATTTAAGATTTACATAAGCGCCCTGACCCATCTGAATGTCGATAATCACAACCGTATATCAACCACCGACACAAGATTACTAAGGAGGATTGTACGGGACACCCATTTTCGTGGTTATAAAATAAAAGAGGTGCTCCATCACCTGGGTTCCATAATCAACGGAGAAGAAAAAAATATCTATCCGTATCAGGAAGAAGCCGATGAAATGTTCAATTCCGCACTTATGTATGAACCGGCGGTACTCAAGAGATTCTTCATGCCGATCATTAAAGCGGTGAAAAAGAAAGACCCGGAATATGAAGAAGCGAAGAGATTCATCGATCTGTTGAACCTCTTTTATGAACTGAATGAACACGATGTCCCTTCCAATTCCATACTGCGGGAATTCATCGGCGGCAGTTCTTTTGTCTATTGAATCTTTTAACAAACACATGTTTAACGATCATCTCTGCGTCGTTTCACCACTTCTACAATGCCTCCCTTCTCTGCTTTTCTCTGTTTTAAAAAACGGTAATGATGTGTGTATTCTGCTATTGACAAAGTCTTAAAATTTTATATAATTTTGTATAATGAACGGGTACATCATATTTCAAGGAGTAAAAGGAGGAAAAATGAAGAAAAACATAGTGATCTGTCTTGTATTTTGCATACCGATAGCTATGTTTGCTGCAGAAGTAGGCGTGTTAAATTTCAAGGCAGGGGTAATGGAAAAAGAAACAGCACAGGCAATAGCTGCCCTAATTGCGAGTGAGTTGACTAGCTATGGTCACAATGTTAAAAATCCTGATGCGATGAATGCTGCGGTAGGAGAAGAAATAAAGTGTTATGAAAGTGGCTGTGCTGCTGAAGTGGGATTCAAGGCTGGCGTTGAAAGGGTAATATTCGGTTCAGTATCAAAATTTGGGGAAAAATATATTGTTCAGGCATCAGTAGTAAAAGTAGCAACACGCCAAACAATATGGTCAGGAAGCCTTTCAGCTGCTACTGCCGAAGAGCTCGATATCGTAGCCAAGCGTATTGCCAAAGCAATTGCTGAAGGAAAAAAAGTTGAAGCAGGTGTTGAAATAGGAACAATAACGGAAGAGGAGAGGACTTTAGAAGCAAGGCGAAAAAAGAGTTTCTATGCCACTGGTGGAAATTTCGGTTATACCCTTCCACTCGGTGGGTATGCTGACGCAACATCACTTATGGGCTTTACCTGGATTAACTGGTATGAAACACCGAATTTTGCTGTAGCATTCAACGGTATTTATCACTGGTCACTAGGTGCGGCAACCTGGGAACAGAATGAATCCGTCGTTATAGAGTATGGCGGTGACATATGCTTCTACTATATGTTCTCAAAGTCTGATATATCACCTTATCTGGGTGGTGGTGTAGGACCTCGTTTCTTGATGCTGACGGCGGGTTTTTACAGTAGCGGCGCTAATTTCGGCATGTCTTTTAATGGAGGAGGTGGTATTGTTCTGCTCAGAACCTATGATTTTCATGTAATTGCTGATGCCCGTTATATAATCAATATTGCTGATTTACCAGACTTTCAAGGACCTCACCATGGATTCGATTTCGGCCTCGGTGTTGTTTATCGACCAAGGAAAAAACAAGGATGTGGTGGAGGTGGCTGTATGGGAGGTGGCTGTTTCTAATTACTGCTGATTTTTAAGAAACAAAATTTCTACTTTTGTTAGAATAGCCGGGGTGGTGGAATTGGCAGACACATACGTTTGAGGGGCGTAGGCCTTCGGGCATGGGGGTTCAAATCCCCCCTCCGGCATGGAAGCAAGTAGATCTCTCATTGTTTTCAGAAATCGTCTTTTTGCGTAATTTATATTGAGGATCCTCTGGTTTAATCAATAAACCCTATGAATTCCTCCTAAAAAAAATCAGCGGAGAGCGAGGGATTCGAACCCCCAAGGGATTGCTCCCGGCGGATTTCAAGTCCGCTGCCTTACCAGTTAGGACTAGCTCTCCACAAAGATTGTTTATTATATCACAATTTTCATTCTTGTCAACTCGTATCTCATGTGGTATCTCATGTGGGGTCAGATCTCGAAACTTGACAAATCCCTGAGTCCTGCCTCAGCCCTCTCATATCTCGCACGAACCTCCTTATCACGCAACATCCTTTGTCTTAAACGACCGCGCAACTTGCTTACTCCGGTATAATCAATGCCTCCCAACAACCTTCCTATCTCAAGCTGAGTCAAACCACTATATTTGTACAACAAATCACACACTATCCCACGTAGATCACTATTACTATATCGCTTCTGCAAATCCTCTCGCGCAATACCCAGTGTCTCAGTAACACAATCTATCACCGCCTCCGGTTTGATACGCTCCACTGTTAAATTGCGATATGACGGCTGCTCACGCAACGAACCATCTACACATTTGCCTTTGATCTGGGCAATAAAGTCATCATCACCTAATATCGCCTGGTTCTGTACATCTTCAAAAGGATTATCAATATCGTATTTCAGTCCCTCCAATATAAATGATCGATATCTATGCCGACCGCCGATCATTTCAAGAATCAAATCATATTTTACAAAATCAACAACCTGTTTGCTGTTGATATATCCAGGTAAACTACTCCATTGATATTTCTTTACATACTGCCACTGTGTTTGATAATCCAGGGAATGTAATCTTCTCACCCGAGCACTATTTAAGTGAAGGTAACGAGAAACCTCAAGTAAATAACTATCTGCATC
This window encodes:
- a CDS encoding isoprenylcysteine carboxylmethyltransferase family protein, yielding MLATYLCIGICAIIWIVNGIWIRQAVKERFASEIYIHTGLGVFFTMLALELTIGIRGAWTHLGISWLGLIGWILYIPSAYLVIASMHALKHKGKPETVDPTATTTFIDIGVYSVVRQPMTLGMAIWSIALILVFQSILAVILGIVSLFCFWMSARKEAEYNIRKFGDKYKEYMRKVPMWNIFKGIRK
- a CDS encoding nucleoside kinase, which codes for MEPTYLSSIEDLNKLNLWRRYQSTLSFILFVAVKKLYPARRLRIEHSMSKGFYCLLDKKITIPQLKKIEKQMTGLINQNIPIKKIVYSRKEAVKLFKKTGMDDKVALYENIRKQNIAVYKLLDYYDSYITPPFESTGKVKAFQLKKFSPGFIMVFPTWQDLSKMPRYQAQPKLARIFNEYEEWAHILGISDIAHLNHIIKKGKGPEIIKITEALHEKKIVYIADRIMKKRKKIVLIAGPSSAGKTTFTKRLAIQLFVNGIRTAVISADDYFLPHSQTPKDEFGRLDFESIDAVDLPLLNRDLLKIIGGGTVEIPKFNFRTGRRNKGKKISLPRNGVILLEGIHCLNEKLTHKIPSSWKFKIYISALTHLNVDNHNRISTTDTRLLRRIVRDTHFRGYKIKEVLHHLGSIINGEEKNIYPYQEEADEMFNSALMYEPAVLKRFFMPIIKAVKKKDPEYEEAKRFIDLLNLFYELNEHDVPSNSILREFIGGSSFVY
- a CDS encoding YggS family pyridoxal phosphate-dependent enzyme, whose protein sequence is MTISDNIRKLRVRIERAARRGHRTPDEITLVAVTKTIEVERIEEAIKCGVRIIGENRVQEAKKKFPLLGDKVEWHMIGHLQTNKVKDALKIFSLIHSLDSLKLAREIEKRAENPVACLIEVNTSEEASKFGIDPEQTLDFYASLQEFKKINIKGLMTIGPGWAIEDPEASRPCFKLLYQLREQLRDRFQKPFPILSMGMTSDFEVAIEEGATMIRVGTAIFGPRRY